TTGGACAAAATGTCTAATTTGATGGAGTCTTTCTCCATGCTCACCCAAAGGGAAGAAACAAGAGGTACATTACATTAAAAATCCTTGGCCTTAAAATTGCTTTTCCCCCTAATAAACCTCAAGTGTAAGCACTATTGACTTGTTGTAAATGGTAGGGACATTGCGTAGGCTCACTAGTGGTAACGATCTTACCTCAAGGTacattttccttcttcttttttccttcTTGATGTAGCTTGAAAATCTCTTGGACGCTTTTAATAAAAGCTGGAAGAGATAGCtttatatgttttatgtaaGCTCACTAGTTCCTTTGAAGTACCAGGGGCTTTGAAGGCTCAAGTCATCCTAATCGCCTGAAGCGAAATGCTTCTGCTGCTTCTGATATCAGTAGCATATCTTCCCGTTCTGCAAGTTCTGTTTCAGGTGTGGAACCattttcttctttcctttcttACGTTAAACTAGTCCTAACTACTCTTAAAATCTTATACCTCTCGTTCTTTTTTGGCTTTTAACACCTTTCTAGCTTCAAGCAAACGCAGTACAAACTTGTGCTTTGATGAGAAACTTTTCCTTCAGTCACTTTACAAGGTCTTGGTTTCGGTTTCTGAAACCAATCCCATAATAATATACCTAAGGGACGTTGAGAAGCTTATTCAATCAGAAAGGTTCTACAAGTTGTTCCAGAGGCTCTTGACTAAGCTTTCTGGTCCTGTTTTACTTCTCGGCTCAAGACTATTAGAACCTGAAGATGACTGCCAAGAAGTAGGAGAAGGCATTTCTGCTTTGTTTCCTTACAACATCGAGATCAGACCCCCAGAGGATGAATCTCAACTCATGAGCTGGAAAACTAGATTCGAAGACGACATGAAACTGATTCAGTTTCAGGACAACAAGAACCACATAGCTGAGGTTCTTGCGGCTAATGATCTCGAATGTGATGACTTAGGTTCCATATGCCATGCGGATACAATGTTCCTAAGCAGCCACATTGAGGAGATTGTTGTTTCTGCAATCTCTTACCATCTGATGAACAATAAAGAACCTGAATACAAAAACGGGAGGCTTGTAATATCTTCCAACAGGTACTAAGAATAATAATGATCTCTTCTGGGCTTGCGGTTTCAGTTTAttcggttattttcggtttcggtttattcggtccGGCCACAGTCCCACCGAAAAAATCGGTTCGTTTGGTTTTCAGTTAATttggtatttattttattgccAAAAATAACCGACTTTTTTGGTTTCGGTTAGAATTGGAtatgattttctaaaaaaaatacgaaattttttgttaaattcgGTTACTTcggtttgattatttttattttaaaaaaatcaaaaaccaaatcaCTTTTCAAAATCCTACCGAACCAAACTGAACTCCAAACCGAAACCGAAAGTTTCGGTTCAGTTTGGCTGTTCAGTTCGGACAAAATCCACAGGCCTAATCACACAACAATTTTTACACCTTCTAATTACACGGTTCTGCACCAGCTTGTCCCATGGACTGAGTATATTCCAGGAAGGTAGCAAATACCCTGAGAATTCCTTGAAGCTGGACAGAAACACTGACTCCAAGGTATTCACAGTTCTGACCATATGCTTTTGAAATCTCAAAGTTACTGAAATGTTACTGACTCTGGTGCAGGGAGAAGAAAGTGAAGAGATAGTAAAGAGTGAGTCCAAATCTGAGACAGTTCCTGCAAACAAAGATGATTTGGAAAGCTCTATCCCTGCAGCAAAGAATGAATGTCCCCTACCACCAAAAGCACCTGtaaatgtaaaactaaaaacatactAATTCAACATTCATATCTCAAATGTATTTGCCTTACCTTACAGGCTTTGATTATGTAGGAGGTGGCTCCTGATAATGAATTTGAGAAGCGGATAAGACCAGAGGTTATCCCAGCAAATGAGATTGGTGTGACCTTTGCTGATATAGGTTCACTAGATGAAACAAAAGAATCACTCCAAGAGCTTGTCATGCTTCCTCTACGTAGGCCTGACCTGTTCAAAGGTGGTCTCCTCAAACCCTGCAGGGGTATCCTCCTCTTTGGACCACCTGGTACTGGTAAAACTATGATGGCAAAGGCCATTGCCAACGAAGCTGGAGCTAGTTTCATAAACGTCTCCATGTCCACAATCACTTCAAAATGGTTTGGAGAAGATGAGAAGAATGTGAGAGCTTTGTTCACACTTGCAGCTAAAGTGTCTCCAACTATAATATTTGTGGATGAAGTGGATAGCATGCTGGGGCAAAGGACTAGAGCTGGAGAGCATGAGGCTATGAGGAAGATTAAAAATGAGTTCATGACACATTGG
The Brassica napus cultivar Da-Ae chromosome A1, Da-Ae, whole genome shotgun sequence DNA segment above includes these coding regions:
- the LOC106378286 gene encoding uncharacterized protein LOC106378286, with product MEQKSVLFSALGVGVGLGLGLASGQGLGKWANGSVAAEDGLTGEKIEQELARQIVDGRESSVTFDEFPYFLSEKTRLLLTSAAYVHLKQFDISKHTRNLAPASKAILLSGPAEFYQQMLAKALAHYFESKLLLLDVTDFSIKMQSKYGCIKKEPCHKRSISEMTLDKMSNLMESFSMLTQREETRGTLRRLTSGNDLTSRGFEGSSHPNRLKRNASAASDISSISSRSASSVSASSKRSTNLCFDEKLFLQSLYKVLVSVSETNPIIIYLRDVEKLIQSERFYKLFQRLLTKLSGPVLLLGSRLLEPEDDCQEVGEGISALFPYNIEIRPPEDESQLMSWKTRFEDDMKLIQFQDNKNHIAEVLAANDLECDDLGSICHADTMFLSSHIEEIVVSAISYHLMNNKEPEYKNGRLVISSNSLSHGLSIFQEGSKYPENSLKLDRNTDSKGEESEEIVKSESKSETVPANKDDLESSIPAAKNECPLPPKAPVNEVAPDNEFEKRIRPEVIPANEIGVTFADIGSLDETKESLQELVMLPLRRPDLFKGGLLKPCRGILLFGPPGTGKTMMAKAIANEAGASFINVSMSTITSKWFGEDEKNVRALFTLAAKVSPTIIFVDEVDSMLGQRTRAGEHEAMRKIKNEFMTHWDGLLSNSGDRILVLAATNRPFDLDEAIIRRFERRIMVGLPSVESREKILRTLLSKEKTENLDFHELAQMTDGYSGSDLKNFCTTAAYRPVRELIKQECLKDQERKKREEPEKSSEEGSDAKEEASEERVITLRALSMEDMRVAKSQVAASFAAEGAGMNELKQWNDLYGEGGSRKKEQLSYFL